The following coding sequences are from one Numida meleagris isolate 19003 breed g44 Domestic line chromosome 22, NumMel1.0, whole genome shotgun sequence window:
- the TRNAU1AP gene encoding tRNA selenocysteine 1-associated protein 1 isoform X2 → MDENFVSRAFATMGELVLSVKIIRNRLTGIPAGYCFVEFADLATAEKCLHKINGKPLPGAAPAKRFKLNYATYGKQPDNSPEYSLFVGDLTADVDDGMLYEFFVKVYPSCRGGKVVLDQAGVSKGYGFVKFTDELEQKRALTECQGAVGLGSKPVRLSVAIPKANRMKPTEYNQMYNYNYNQYYQQYHSYYAQWGYDQNTGSYSYSYPQYGYTQSTMQTYEEVGEDALEAAERIPPGCSPAPRCFANPSSNSKTGGTPSCFTRWLPPALLWLLTVKCFEMFEALADELW, encoded by the exons ATGGATGAAAACTTTGTTTCAAGAGCCTTTGCCACCATGGGAGAGCTTGTACTGAGTGTAAAAATCATTCGAAACAGGTTGACAGG AATTCCTGCAGGCTATTGCTTTGTAGAATTTGCAGATCTAGCTACTGCAGAGAAGTGTTTACACAAAATCAATGGAAAACCGCTTCCTGGTGCTGCACCG GCAAAGCGATTTAAATTGAATTATGCAACGTATGGAAAACAGCCCGATAACAG TCCAGAATATTCACTTTTTGTGGGAGACCTGACTGCTGACGTGGATGATGGCATGTTGTATGAGTTTTTTGTTAAAGTTTATCCATCATGTAGAGGTGGAAAAGTTGTTTTGGACCAGGCAGGAGTATCCAA AGGGTACGGGTTCGTGAAATTCACAGATGAACTGGAGCAGAAAAGAGCGCTGACAGAGTGCCAAGGAGCCGTGGGGCTGGGCTCCAAACCTGTGCGCTTGAGTGTGGCTATACCGAAAGC taatcgCATGAAACCAACGGAGTACAACCAGATGTACAACTATAATTATAACCAGTATTACCAACAATACCACAGCTACTATGCACAGTGGGGCTACGACCAGAACACGGGCAGCTACAGCTACAGCTACCCCCAGTACGGCTACACACAGAGCACAATGCAG ACATATGAAGAAGTTGGTGAGGATGCACTGGAAG CAGCAGAACGGATCCCACCGGGTTGCTCCCCAGCCCCCAGATGCTTTGCAAACCCTTCATCCAACAGTAAAACAGGAGGGACACCGTCGTGCTTCACTCGCTGGCTGCCACCGGCACTTCTTTGGTTACTAACTGTGAAATGCTTTGAGATGTTTGAGGCTTTGGCAGATGAGCTCTGGTGA
- the TRNAU1AP gene encoding tRNA selenocysteine 1-associated protein 1 isoform X1: MATSLWMGDLEPYMDENFVSRAFATMGELVLSVKIIRNRLTGIPAGYCFVEFADLATAEKCLHKINGKPLPGAAPAKRFKLNYATYGKQPDNSPEYSLFVGDLTADVDDGMLYEFFVKVYPSCRGGKVVLDQAGVSKGYGFVKFTDELEQKRALTECQGAVGLGSKPVRLSVAIPKANRMKPTEYNQMYNYNYNQYYQQYHSYYAQWGYDQNTGSYSYSYPQYGYTQSTMQTYEEVGEDALEAAERIPPGCSPAPRCFANPSSNSKTGGTPSCFTRWLPPALLWLLTVKCFEMFEALADELW; the protein is encoded by the exons ATGGCCACCAGCCTGTGGATGGGGGAC ctGGAGCCATACATGGATGAAAACTTTGTTTCAAGAGCCTTTGCCACCATGGGAGAGCTTGTACTGAGTGTAAAAATCATTCGAAACAGGTTGACAGG AATTCCTGCAGGCTATTGCTTTGTAGAATTTGCAGATCTAGCTACTGCAGAGAAGTGTTTACACAAAATCAATGGAAAACCGCTTCCTGGTGCTGCACCG GCAAAGCGATTTAAATTGAATTATGCAACGTATGGAAAACAGCCCGATAACAG TCCAGAATATTCACTTTTTGTGGGAGACCTGACTGCTGACGTGGATGATGGCATGTTGTATGAGTTTTTTGTTAAAGTTTATCCATCATGTAGAGGTGGAAAAGTTGTTTTGGACCAGGCAGGAGTATCCAA AGGGTACGGGTTCGTGAAATTCACAGATGAACTGGAGCAGAAAAGAGCGCTGACAGAGTGCCAAGGAGCCGTGGGGCTGGGCTCCAAACCTGTGCGCTTGAGTGTGGCTATACCGAAAGC taatcgCATGAAACCAACGGAGTACAACCAGATGTACAACTATAATTATAACCAGTATTACCAACAATACCACAGCTACTATGCACAGTGGGGCTACGACCAGAACACGGGCAGCTACAGCTACAGCTACCCCCAGTACGGCTACACACAGAGCACAATGCAG ACATATGAAGAAGTTGGTGAGGATGCACTGGAAG CAGCAGAACGGATCCCACCGGGTTGCTCCCCAGCCCCCAGATGCTTTGCAAACCCTTCATCCAACAGTAAAACAGGAGGGACACCGTCGTGCTTCACTCGCTGGCTGCCACCGGCACTTCTTTGGTTACTAACTGTGAAATGCTTTGAGATGTTTGAGGCTTTGGCAGATGAGCTCTGGTGA
- the TRNAU1AP gene encoding tRNA selenocysteine 1-associated protein 1 isoform X3 gives MATSLWMGDLEPYMDENFVSRAFATMGELVLSVKIIRNRLTGIPAGYCFVEFADLATAEKCLHKINGKPLPGAAPAKRFKLNYATYGKQPDNSPEYSLFVGDLTADVDDGMLYEFFVKVYPSCRGGKVVLDQAGVSKGYGFVKFTDELEQKRALTECQGAVGLGSKPVRLSVAIPKANRMKPTEYNQMYNYNYNQYYQQYHSYYAQWGYDQNTGSYSYSYPQYGYTQSTMQTYEEVGEDALEDPAPQLDVHEANKQFMEQSEELYDALMDCHWQPLDTVSSEIPAML, from the exons ATGGCCACCAGCCTGTGGATGGGGGAC ctGGAGCCATACATGGATGAAAACTTTGTTTCAAGAGCCTTTGCCACCATGGGAGAGCTTGTACTGAGTGTAAAAATCATTCGAAACAGGTTGACAGG AATTCCTGCAGGCTATTGCTTTGTAGAATTTGCAGATCTAGCTACTGCAGAGAAGTGTTTACACAAAATCAATGGAAAACCGCTTCCTGGTGCTGCACCG GCAAAGCGATTTAAATTGAATTATGCAACGTATGGAAAACAGCCCGATAACAG TCCAGAATATTCACTTTTTGTGGGAGACCTGACTGCTGACGTGGATGATGGCATGTTGTATGAGTTTTTTGTTAAAGTTTATCCATCATGTAGAGGTGGAAAAGTTGTTTTGGACCAGGCAGGAGTATCCAA AGGGTACGGGTTCGTGAAATTCACAGATGAACTGGAGCAGAAAAGAGCGCTGACAGAGTGCCAAGGAGCCGTGGGGCTGGGCTCCAAACCTGTGCGCTTGAGTGTGGCTATACCGAAAGC taatcgCATGAAACCAACGGAGTACAACCAGATGTACAACTATAATTATAACCAGTATTACCAACAATACCACAGCTACTATGCACAGTGGGGCTACGACCAGAACACGGGCAGCTACAGCTACAGCTACCCCCAGTACGGCTACACACAGAGCACAATGCAG ACATATGAAGAAGTTGGTGAGGATGCACTGGAAG atcCAGCGCCTCAGCTGGACGTCCACgaagcaaacaaacagtttATGGAGCAGAGCGAAGAGCTCTACGACGCCTTGATGGACTGTCACTGGCAGCCTTTGGACACTGTCTCGTCAGAGATCCCAGCCATGTTATAG
- the TRNAU1AP gene encoding tRNA selenocysteine 1-associated protein 1 isoform X4, with protein sequence MATSLWMGDLEPYMDENFVSRAFATMGELVLSVKIIRNRLTGIPAGYCFVEFADLATAEKCLHKINGKPLPGAAPAKRFKLNYATYGKQPDNSPEYSLFVGDLTADVDDGMLYEFFVKVYPSCRGGKVVLDQAGVSKGYGFVKFTDELEQKRALTECQGAVGLGSKPVRLSVAIPKANRMKPTEYNQMYNYNYNQYYQQYHSYYAQWGYDQNTGSYSYSYPQYGYTQSTMQTYEEVGEDALEGFANHSPYVGSSRTDPTGLLPSPQMLCKPFIQQ encoded by the exons ATGGCCACCAGCCTGTGGATGGGGGAC ctGGAGCCATACATGGATGAAAACTTTGTTTCAAGAGCCTTTGCCACCATGGGAGAGCTTGTACTGAGTGTAAAAATCATTCGAAACAGGTTGACAGG AATTCCTGCAGGCTATTGCTTTGTAGAATTTGCAGATCTAGCTACTGCAGAGAAGTGTTTACACAAAATCAATGGAAAACCGCTTCCTGGTGCTGCACCG GCAAAGCGATTTAAATTGAATTATGCAACGTATGGAAAACAGCCCGATAACAG TCCAGAATATTCACTTTTTGTGGGAGACCTGACTGCTGACGTGGATGATGGCATGTTGTATGAGTTTTTTGTTAAAGTTTATCCATCATGTAGAGGTGGAAAAGTTGTTTTGGACCAGGCAGGAGTATCCAA AGGGTACGGGTTCGTGAAATTCACAGATGAACTGGAGCAGAAAAGAGCGCTGACAGAGTGCCAAGGAGCCGTGGGGCTGGGCTCCAAACCTGTGCGCTTGAGTGTGGCTATACCGAAAGC taatcgCATGAAACCAACGGAGTACAACCAGATGTACAACTATAATTATAACCAGTATTACCAACAATACCACAGCTACTATGCACAGTGGGGCTACGACCAGAACACGGGCAGCTACAGCTACAGCTACCCCCAGTACGGCTACACACAGAGCACAATGCAG ACATATGAAGAAGTTGGTGAGGATGCACTGGAAG GTTTTGCAAACCATTCACCGTACGTTGGCAGCAGCAGAACGGATCCCACCGGGTTGCTCCCCAGCCCCCAGATGCTTTGCAAACCCTTCATCCAACAGTAA